A DNA window from Leopardus geoffroyi isolate Oge1 chromosome A1, O.geoffroyi_Oge1_pat1.0, whole genome shotgun sequence contains the following coding sequences:
- the TRIM7 gene encoding E3 ubiquitin-protein ligase TRIM7 isoform X2 produces MAAVGPRTGPGSGAEALALAAELQGEATCSICLELFREPVSVECGHSFCRSCIARCWERPGTGTTTVPRALPCPLPCPQCREPVRPGQLRPNRQLASVATLLRRFSLPAAAPGEHRPPEAAVAGCVQHGEPLKLYCQDDGRAICVVCDRAREHRAHAVLPLDEAVQEAKELLESRLKVLRKDLEDYEVFRSTEEKESKELLKQMAAEREKVGAEFQALRAFLVEQEGRLLGRLEELSREVTHKQNENIAQLEGEITQLSKLSSQIQETSRKPDLDFLQEFKNTLSRCSNVPGPKPTTVSSEMKNKVWNVSLKTFVLKGLLKKFKEDLRGELEKEEKDKQRPLLGTGLVCRGQAKQEEIEDRKGGGSYYCRALGGADLGPRHCQPPPHPLSGS; encoded by the exons ATGGCGGCGGTGGGGCCGCGGACTGGCCCCGGCTCCGGGGCCGAGGCGCTGGCACTGGCGGCAGAACTGCAGGGCGAGGCCACATGCTCTATCTGCCTGGAGCTCTTCCGCGAGCCGGTATCCGTCGAGTGCGGTCACAGCTTCTGCCGCTCCTGTATCGCGCGCTGTTGGGAGCGCCCCGGCACAGGAACGACCACAGTGCCGCGCGCGCTGCCTTGTCCGCTGCCCTGCCCACAGTGTAGAGAGCCCGTGCGTCCCGGCCAGCTGCGGCCCAACAGGCAGCTGGCCTCAGTGGCCACGCTGCTGCGGCGCTTCAGCCTGCCTGCGGCCGCGCCAGGAGAACACCGGCCCCCGGAGGCGGCGGTGGCCGGGTGCGTACAGCATGGTGAACCGCTCAAGCTCTACTGCCAGGACGACGGACGTGCCATTTGCGTGGTGTGCGACCGCGCCCGCGAACACCGCGCGCACGCAGTGTTGCCGCTAGACGAGGCTGTGCAGGAAGCTAAG GAGCTCCTGGAGTCTAGGCTGAAGGTCTTGAGGAAGGATCTAGAAGACTATGAGGTGTTTCGTTCCACggaagagaaggagagcaagGAGCTCCTG AAGCAGATGGCAGCTGAGCGAGAGAAGGTGGGTGCAGAGTTCCAGGCTCTGCGGGCCTTCCTGGTGGAGCAGGAGGGCCGGCTCCTGGGCCGCCTGGAGGAGCTGTCACGGGAGGTGACACACAAGCAAAATGAGAACATAGCTCAGCTTGAGGGTGAAATCACCCAGCTCTCCAAGCTCAGCAGCCAGATCCAGGAGACGTCTCGAAAGCCTGACCTTGACTTTCTCCAG GAATTCAAAAACACACTAAGCAG ATGCAGCAATGTGCCTGGTCCCAAGCCAACCACAGTCTCTTCTGAGATGAAGAATAAAGTCTGGAATGTTTCCCTCAAGACCTTTGTCTTAAAGGGGCTGCTCAAGAAGTTCAAAG AGGATCTTCGTGGAGAgctagagaaagaggagaaag ACAAACAGAGACCTCTCCTGGGGACAGGGCTTGTGTGCAGGGGTCAGGCAAAGCAGGAAGAGATtgaagacaggaagggaggaggtTCTTACTACTGCAGAGCTCTGGG
- the TRIM7 gene encoding E3 ubiquitin-protein ligase TRIM7 isoform X4 produces the protein MAAVGPRTGPGSGAEALALAAELQGEATCSICLELFREPVSVECGHSFCRSCIARCWERPGTGTTTVPRALPCPLPCPQCREPVRPGQLRPNRQLASVATLLRRFSLPAAAPGEHRPPEAAVAGCVQHGEPLKLYCQDDGRAICVVCDRAREHRAHAVLPLDEAVQEAKELLESRLKVLRKDLEDYEVFRSTEEKESKELLKQMAAEREKVGAEFQALRAFLVEQEGRLLGRLEELSREVTHKQNENIAQLEGEITQLSKLSSQIQETSRKPDLDFLQEFKNTLSRGSSWRARERGERQTETSPGDRACVQGSGKAGRD, from the exons ATGGCGGCGGTGGGGCCGCGGACTGGCCCCGGCTCCGGGGCCGAGGCGCTGGCACTGGCGGCAGAACTGCAGGGCGAGGCCACATGCTCTATCTGCCTGGAGCTCTTCCGCGAGCCGGTATCCGTCGAGTGCGGTCACAGCTTCTGCCGCTCCTGTATCGCGCGCTGTTGGGAGCGCCCCGGCACAGGAACGACCACAGTGCCGCGCGCGCTGCCTTGTCCGCTGCCCTGCCCACAGTGTAGAGAGCCCGTGCGTCCCGGCCAGCTGCGGCCCAACAGGCAGCTGGCCTCAGTGGCCACGCTGCTGCGGCGCTTCAGCCTGCCTGCGGCCGCGCCAGGAGAACACCGGCCCCCGGAGGCGGCGGTGGCCGGGTGCGTACAGCATGGTGAACCGCTCAAGCTCTACTGCCAGGACGACGGACGTGCCATTTGCGTGGTGTGCGACCGCGCCCGCGAACACCGCGCGCACGCAGTGTTGCCGCTAGACGAGGCTGTGCAGGAAGCTAAG GAGCTCCTGGAGTCTAGGCTGAAGGTCTTGAGGAAGGATCTAGAAGACTATGAGGTGTTTCGTTCCACggaagagaaggagagcaagGAGCTCCTG AAGCAGATGGCAGCTGAGCGAGAGAAGGTGGGTGCAGAGTTCCAGGCTCTGCGGGCCTTCCTGGTGGAGCAGGAGGGCCGGCTCCTGGGCCGCCTGGAGGAGCTGTCACGGGAGGTGACACACAAGCAAAATGAGAACATAGCTCAGCTTGAGGGTGAAATCACCCAGCTCTCCAAGCTCAGCAGCCAGATCCAGGAGACGTCTCGAAAGCCTGACCTTGACTTTCTCCAG GAATTCAAAAACACACTAAGCAG AGGATCTTCGTGGAGAgctagagaaagaggagaaag ACAAACAGAGACCTCTCCTGGGGACAGGGCTTGTGTGCAGGGGTCAGGCAAAGCAGGAAGAGATtga
- the TRIM7 gene encoding E3 ubiquitin-protein ligase TRIM7 isoform X5 yields MAAVGPRTGPGSGAEALALAAELQGEATCSICLELFREPVSVECGHSFCRSCIARCWERPGTGTTTVPRALPCPLPCPQCREPVRPGQLRPNRQLASVATLLRRFSLPAAAPGEHRPPEAAVAGCVQHGEPLKLYCQDDGRAICVVCDRAREHRAHAVLPLDEAVQEAKELLESRLKVLRKDLEDYEVFRSTEEKESKELLKQMAAEREKVGAEFQALRAFLVEQEGRLLGRLEELSREVTHKQNENIAQLEGEITQLSKLSSQIQETSRKPDLDFLQEFKNTLSRGSSWRARERGESGADLGPRHCQPPPHPLSGS; encoded by the exons ATGGCGGCGGTGGGGCCGCGGACTGGCCCCGGCTCCGGGGCCGAGGCGCTGGCACTGGCGGCAGAACTGCAGGGCGAGGCCACATGCTCTATCTGCCTGGAGCTCTTCCGCGAGCCGGTATCCGTCGAGTGCGGTCACAGCTTCTGCCGCTCCTGTATCGCGCGCTGTTGGGAGCGCCCCGGCACAGGAACGACCACAGTGCCGCGCGCGCTGCCTTGTCCGCTGCCCTGCCCACAGTGTAGAGAGCCCGTGCGTCCCGGCCAGCTGCGGCCCAACAGGCAGCTGGCCTCAGTGGCCACGCTGCTGCGGCGCTTCAGCCTGCCTGCGGCCGCGCCAGGAGAACACCGGCCCCCGGAGGCGGCGGTGGCCGGGTGCGTACAGCATGGTGAACCGCTCAAGCTCTACTGCCAGGACGACGGACGTGCCATTTGCGTGGTGTGCGACCGCGCCCGCGAACACCGCGCGCACGCAGTGTTGCCGCTAGACGAGGCTGTGCAGGAAGCTAAG GAGCTCCTGGAGTCTAGGCTGAAGGTCTTGAGGAAGGATCTAGAAGACTATGAGGTGTTTCGTTCCACggaagagaaggagagcaagGAGCTCCTG AAGCAGATGGCAGCTGAGCGAGAGAAGGTGGGTGCAGAGTTCCAGGCTCTGCGGGCCTTCCTGGTGGAGCAGGAGGGCCGGCTCCTGGGCCGCCTGGAGGAGCTGTCACGGGAGGTGACACACAAGCAAAATGAGAACATAGCTCAGCTTGAGGGTGAAATCACCCAGCTCTCCAAGCTCAGCAGCCAGATCCAGGAGACGTCTCGAAAGCCTGACCTTGACTTTCTCCAG GAATTCAAAAACACACTAAGCAG AGGATCTTCGTGGAGAgctagagaaagaggagaaag
- the TRIM7 gene encoding E3 ubiquitin-protein ligase TRIM7 isoform X6 — protein sequence MAAVGPRTGPGSGAEALALAAELQGEATCSICLELFREPVSVECGHSFCRSCIARCWERPGTGTTTVPRALPCPLPCPQCREPVRPGQLRPNRQLASVATLLRRFSLPAAAPGEHRPPEAAVAGCVQHGEPLKLYCQDDGRAICVVCDRAREHRAHAVLPLDEAVQEAKELLESRLKVLRKDLEDYEVFRSTEEKESKELLKQMAAEREKVGAEFQALRAFLVEQEGRLLGRLEELSREVTHKQNENIAQLEGEITQLSKLSSQIQETSRKPDLDFLQEFKNTLSSGADLGPRHCQPPPHPLSGS from the exons ATGGCGGCGGTGGGGCCGCGGACTGGCCCCGGCTCCGGGGCCGAGGCGCTGGCACTGGCGGCAGAACTGCAGGGCGAGGCCACATGCTCTATCTGCCTGGAGCTCTTCCGCGAGCCGGTATCCGTCGAGTGCGGTCACAGCTTCTGCCGCTCCTGTATCGCGCGCTGTTGGGAGCGCCCCGGCACAGGAACGACCACAGTGCCGCGCGCGCTGCCTTGTCCGCTGCCCTGCCCACAGTGTAGAGAGCCCGTGCGTCCCGGCCAGCTGCGGCCCAACAGGCAGCTGGCCTCAGTGGCCACGCTGCTGCGGCGCTTCAGCCTGCCTGCGGCCGCGCCAGGAGAACACCGGCCCCCGGAGGCGGCGGTGGCCGGGTGCGTACAGCATGGTGAACCGCTCAAGCTCTACTGCCAGGACGACGGACGTGCCATTTGCGTGGTGTGCGACCGCGCCCGCGAACACCGCGCGCACGCAGTGTTGCCGCTAGACGAGGCTGTGCAGGAAGCTAAG GAGCTCCTGGAGTCTAGGCTGAAGGTCTTGAGGAAGGATCTAGAAGACTATGAGGTGTTTCGTTCCACggaagagaaggagagcaagGAGCTCCTG AAGCAGATGGCAGCTGAGCGAGAGAAGGTGGGTGCAGAGTTCCAGGCTCTGCGGGCCTTCCTGGTGGAGCAGGAGGGCCGGCTCCTGGGCCGCCTGGAGGAGCTGTCACGGGAGGTGACACACAAGCAAAATGAGAACATAGCTCAGCTTGAGGGTGAAATCACCCAGCTCTCCAAGCTCAGCAGCCAGATCCAGGAGACGTCTCGAAAGCCTGACCTTGACTTTCTCCAG GAATTCAAAAACACACTAAGCAG
- the TRIM7 gene encoding E3 ubiquitin-protein ligase TRIM7 isoform X8, with translation MAAVGPRTGPGSGAEALALAAELQGEATCSICLELFREPVSVECGHSFCRSCIARCWERPGTGTTTVPRALPCPLPCPQCREPVRPGQLRPNRQLASVATLLRRFSLPAAAPGEHRPPEAAVAGCVQHGEPLKLYCQDDGRAICVVCDRAREHRAHAVLPLDEAVQEAKELLESRLKVLRKDLEDYEVFRSTEEKESKELLVSRALSRSRWQLSERRWVQSSRLCGPSWWSRRAGSWAAWRSCHGR, from the exons ATGGCGGCGGTGGGGCCGCGGACTGGCCCCGGCTCCGGGGCCGAGGCGCTGGCACTGGCGGCAGAACTGCAGGGCGAGGCCACATGCTCTATCTGCCTGGAGCTCTTCCGCGAGCCGGTATCCGTCGAGTGCGGTCACAGCTTCTGCCGCTCCTGTATCGCGCGCTGTTGGGAGCGCCCCGGCACAGGAACGACCACAGTGCCGCGCGCGCTGCCTTGTCCGCTGCCCTGCCCACAGTGTAGAGAGCCCGTGCGTCCCGGCCAGCTGCGGCCCAACAGGCAGCTGGCCTCAGTGGCCACGCTGCTGCGGCGCTTCAGCCTGCCTGCGGCCGCGCCAGGAGAACACCGGCCCCCGGAGGCGGCGGTGGCCGGGTGCGTACAGCATGGTGAACCGCTCAAGCTCTACTGCCAGGACGACGGACGTGCCATTTGCGTGGTGTGCGACCGCGCCCGCGAACACCGCGCGCACGCAGTGTTGCCGCTAGACGAGGCTGTGCAGGAAGCTAAG GAGCTCCTGGAGTCTAGGCTGAAGGTCTTGAGGAAGGATCTAGAAGACTATGAGGTGTTTCGTTCCACggaagagaaggagagcaagGAGCTCCTGGTGAGCAGGGCACTTTCCAG AAGCAGATGGCAGCTGAGCGAGAGAAGGTGGGTGCAGAGTTCCAGGCTCTGCGGGCCTTCCTGGTGGAGCAGGAGGGCCGGCTCCTGGGCCGCCTGGAGGAGCTGTCACGGGAGGTGA